One part of the Treponema peruense genome encodes these proteins:
- the sstT gene encoding serine/threonine transporter SstT: MNMFIKFWNKTSLIVKIVIGLLIGTVLGLFCPKLTPVAYLGSIFTGALKGIAPVLVLILVSASLINANENIGSRFRTVIVLYLGTTFLGSAVAVCASFIFPLTVQLPASTAQLSSPSGLFDVIKNLLLSIIENPVKAIAGGNFIGILFWSVMLGLTLKKRAGDGLKNSIRELADAVNDIVRIIIQFAPFGVLGLVFEAVSQNGLSIFYDYGKLILLLVGTMLFVALVVNPFIVALALRKNPYPLVFRCIRESAVTAFFTRSSAANIPANMKLCEDLGLDKNIYSVSIPLGATINMDGAAVVITIMSLVCARTLGIEVSFPVAMLVSLVGTLGACGSSGVAGGSLLLIPLACSVLGIPNEASMQMVSVGFIINVIQDSFETALNSSGDVLLTATAEYREWKKQGKEIPLG; encoded by the coding sequence ATGAACATGTTTATTAAATTCTGGAATAAAACTTCACTGATTGTTAAAATTGTTATAGGACTTTTGATTGGTACTGTTCTTGGACTGTTTTGTCCGAAGTTAACACCGGTTGCATATCTTGGTTCAATTTTTACAGGCGCATTAAAAGGAATTGCTCCTGTTCTTGTTCTTATACTTGTAAGTGCTTCCTTAATAAACGCAAATGAAAATATTGGTTCAAGATTCAGGACTGTAATTGTACTTTATCTTGGAACAACTTTTCTTGGATCTGCAGTAGCCGTATGCGCAAGTTTTATTTTTCCTCTTACTGTACAGCTTCCTGCTTCTACTGCACAACTGAGTTCGCCTTCAGGACTTTTTGATGTGATAAAGAATCTTCTGCTTTCTATAATTGAAAATCCTGTCAAAGCAATTGCCGGCGGTAACTTTATCGGAATTCTTTTCTGGTCAGTCATGCTTGGTCTTACACTAAAAAAACGTGCAGGCGACGGACTTAAAAATTCAATACGTGAACTTGCAGATGCTGTAAATGATATTGTAAGAATTATTATTCAGTTTGCGCCTTTTGGTGTACTGGGACTTGTTTTTGAAGCAGTTTCACAAAACGGACTTTCTATTTTTTACGACTACGGAAAACTCATTCTTCTTCTCGTCGGAACAATGCTTTTTGTTGCGCTTGTAGTTAACCCTTTTATTGTTGCACTTGCACTCAGAAAAAATCCATACCCTCTTGTTTTCAGATGCATCAGGGAAAGCGCAGTTACTGCATTTTTTACACGGAGTTCTGCCGCAAATATTCCCGCCAATATGAAACTTTGTGAAGATCTTGGACTGGACAAAAATATTTATTCAGTTTCAATTCCGCTGGGCGCTACAATAAACATGGACGGAGCCGCTGTTGTAATTACAATTATGTCTTTGGTCTGCGCGCGTACTTTGGGAATTGAAGTTTCGTTTCCTGTAGCCATGCTTGTAAGCCTTGTAGGAACACTTGGTGCATGCGGAAGTTCAGGCGTTGCGGGCGGCTCCCTTCTTTTAATTCCGCTTGCATGTTCTGTACTGGGGATTCCGAATGAAGCTTCAATGCAGATGGTTTCTGTTGGTTTTATTATAAATGTAATCCAGGACTCTTTTGAAACTGCACTAAATTCTTCGGGCGACGTTCTTCTTACAGCAACAGCAGAATACAGAGAATGGAAAAAACAGGGCAAAGAAATTCCGCTGGGGTGA
- a CDS encoding cysteine hydrolase family protein: MNKALFIIDMQNDFVLPQGVLCVKGASATISVIKKLLEHARAENWTIVHVIREHDKDGINADKPRRRLFENAGHGYCVADSFGAQIVKELEPLENEIILKKTRNSAFFETNLDLILRRLDVKRIFVCGTQYPNCIRATANDAMSYDYDVTVVTDCCSAQSEDVARANIFDMKNMGIECLSLNEII; encoded by the coding sequence TTGAACAAGGCACTTTTTATAATTGACATGCAGAATGATTTTGTTCTGCCACAGGGAGTTCTTTGCGTTAAGGGAGCGTCCGCTACAATTTCCGTAATTAAAAAACTGCTGGAACACGCACGTGCAGAAAACTGGACAATTGTTCATGTAATACGCGAGCATGACAAAGACGGAATAAATGCAGACAAACCCAGACGCAGGCTTTTTGAAAACGCAGGACACGGATATTGCGTTGCTGATTCTTTCGGAGCACAAATTGTCAAAGAACTTGAGCCTTTGGAAAATGAAATTATATTGAAGAAAACACGCAATTCTGCTTTTTTTGAAACAAACCTGGATTTGATTTTAAGGCGTCTTGATGTAAAAAGAATTTTTGTTTGTGGAACACAGTACCCCAACTGCATTCGAGCTACGGCAAATGATGCAATGAGTTATGACTACGACGTTACTGTTGTAACGGACTGCTGCAGCGCACAAAGCGAAGATGTTGCACGCGCAAATATTTTTGACATGAAAAACATGGGAATCGAGTGTCTTTCACTCAACGAAATTATCTGA
- a CDS encoding MATE family efflux transporter, translating into MNNKYFGTSSFYKRALSIALPVMAQLLIQNFVSLIDNFMVAGLGDIKMSGVNVSGQINFIFMILINTICMSGGIFMSQFKGAGDKEGMRQSFKFKIFLTGIFGIAYMFVSFIAPRNLFNLMVTVNKDASAIVDQSVIYSRAVAVSWILMCVSQSIGSSLREIEKVKPPLVISIIATVVNTVFNYILIYGNFGAPRLEVAGAAYATVIARSVELVLFIVYIAVKKPGFVFGIFDAFRINWKLFATLVRKSAMILYSELFWAISETVSNALYNTRGGAEIVSGMAAGFAIANLFFICFSGIVTSSSVIVGQELGAGHIEESRKYKNWILSGATVFGCAFAVLGCCTTILIPIVFKNLTPAAQDTAKELVIVAAAYLPLWAFINAQYSISRTGGDTVMGVICDTVGNALFLAGMFLLAFLTKLGPVAMYAIVKVSDVPKSVIAWIWLKKERWLVNLTKAGSTEQIQSQS; encoded by the coding sequence ATGAATAACAAGTATTTCGGAACATCTTCTTTTTACAAACGTGCATTGTCCATTGCGCTTCCTGTAATGGCACAACTTCTTATTCAGAATTTTGTTTCCCTTATCGACAATTTTATGGTAGCCGGTTTGGGTGACATTAAAATGAGCGGTGTAAATGTTTCCGGTCAGATTAATTTTATTTTCATGATTCTTATAAACACAATCTGCATGTCAGGCGGAATTTTTATGAGTCAGTTTAAGGGAGCCGGCGATAAGGAAGGAATGCGCCAGTCCTTTAAATTCAAAATTTTTCTTACGGGAATTTTCGGCATTGCTTACATGTTCGTTTCGTTTATTGCACCTCGCAATCTTTTTAACCTCATGGTTACTGTAAACAAAGATGCGTCTGCGATTGTCGACCAGAGCGTAATTTATTCAAGGGCAGTTGCCGTTTCGTGGATCTTGATGTGCGTGTCTCAAAGCATCGGTTCTTCTTTGCGCGAGATAGAAAAAGTAAAACCGCCGCTTGTAATTTCTATTATTGCGACTGTTGTTAACACTGTATTCAATTATATTCTTATTTACGGAAACTTCGGCGCGCCCAGACTTGAAGTTGCAGGTGCCGCTTATGCTACAGTTATTGCCCGTTCCGTAGAACTTGTTTTGTTTATTGTTTACATCGCAGTTAAAAAGCCGGGTTTTGTTTTTGGAATATTTGATGCATTCAGAATCAACTGGAAACTTTTTGCAACTCTTGTAAGAAAATCGGCAATGATACTTTATTCCGAATTATTCTGGGCAATTTCAGAAACTGTCTCAAATGCACTTTACAATACACGCGGCGGCGCAGAAATTGTTTCGGGAATGGCAGCGGGTTTTGCAATTGCAAATCTTTTCTTTATCTGCTTCAGCGGAATTGTTACATCGTCTTCAGTAATTGTCGGTCAGGAACTTGGTGCCGGCCACATAGAAGAAAGCCGCAAATACAAAAACTGGATCCTTTCGGGCGCAACTGTCTTCGGATGTGCATTTGCTGTATTGGGTTGCTGCACAACGATTCTTATTCCGATTGTGTTCAAAAATCTTACTCCGGCAGCACAGGATACGGCAAAAGAACTTGTGATTGTGGCTGCCGCTTATCTTCCGCTTTGGGCCTTTATAAACGCGCAGTATTCTATTTCGCGTACAGGCGGCGATACGGTAATGGGCGTAATCTGCGACACTGTAGGAAACGCACTATTTCTTGCCGGAATGTTCCTGCTTGCTTTCCTCACAAAACTTGGACCGGTTGCAATGTACGCGATTGTAAAAGTCAGCGATGTTCCGAAATCCGTTATCGCCTGGATCTGGCTTAAAAAAGAAAGATGGCTTGTAAATCTTACAAAGGCCGGCAGCACTGAACAAATACAGTCACAGTCCTAG
- the purE gene encoding 5-(carboxyamino)imidazole ribonucleotide mutase, whose product MKVAIFLGSKSDSETMKKAADVLAEFGVDYKAYILSAHRAGDLLVKTIAKVEEEGCEVIIAGAGLSAALPGVIASRTLLPVIGVPLECINPGKSNGLAGMDALLSIVQMPPQIPVATVGIGNAKNAAYLALQILGIKYPEIKEKLLAFRKKMTADAEANGGSGFEF is encoded by the coding sequence ATGAAAGTTGCAATCTTTTTAGGTTCTAAATCAGATTCTGAAACCATGAAAAAGGCCGCCGATGTTCTTGCAGAATTCGGTGTTGACTATAAGGCCTACATTCTTTCCGCCCATCGCGCGGGAGACTTGCTCGTAAAAACAATCGCCAAAGTAGAAGAAGAAGGCTGTGAAGTAATCATAGCCGGTGCGGGGCTCAGTGCAGCTCTTCCCGGAGTGATTGCTTCAAGAACACTTCTTCCTGTAATAGGCGTTCCGCTTGAATGCATTAATCCCGGAAAATCAAACGGTCTTGCAGGAATGGACGCTCTTCTTTCAATAGTGCAGATGCCGCCTCAGATTCCTGTTGCGACAGTTGGAATCGGTAATGCAAAAAATGCCGCTTATCTTGCACTTCAGATACTTGGAATAAAATATCCCGAAATTAAAGAAAAGCTTCTTGCTTTCCGCAAAAAGATGACCGCAGATGCAGAAGCAAACGGCGGCAGCGGTTTTGAATTCTAA
- the purF gene encoding amidophosphoribosyltransferase, whose amino-acid sequence MQKGYELVEEEEDKLRDECGVVGVFLNPVQPQSQEAGSSEHEYEAYSAADFNAATQAYYALYSLQHRGQDSAGIAVSNGESIQMHKAMGTIAEVFKPEHLMGLAGHIACGHVRYATAGSASLENAQPILLQSRLGGVAVAHNGQLVNYEQLREMLEEAGSTFASTSDTEVIVKLIAKSYKKGLERALTDTIQMIKGSFALVVSTEKCLIGARDPNGIRPLCLGKVENGWILASESCAIDAVNGTFVRDIQPGEIVIINEDGVLSFEFGERTAKRTCIFEYVYFARPDSIIDGIPVTEARERMGACLARESGVPADVVIGVPDSGLGAAQGYAREAGIPYASGIVKNKYIGRTFIAPTQKERENMVFVKLNAVKSVVDGKRVVVIDDSIVRGTTSRRLVQILRRAGAKEVHFRISSPPVKFPCYFGINTPTRNELISSQHSEDEICKEIGADTLAFISAEGMMEACRACNPEQYGFCKGCFTGEYPMSVPGELNGRRFS is encoded by the coding sequence ATGCAAAAAGGATATGAACTGGTCGAAGAAGAAGAAGACAAACTTCGTGATGAATGCGGTGTAGTCGGTGTATTTTTAAATCCTGTCCAACCACAGTCACAGGAGGCCGGTTCTTCTGAACACGAATACGAAGCCTATTCTGCAGCAGACTTCAATGCAGCAACACAGGCCTATTACGCACTGTATTCGCTTCAGCACCGCGGTCAGGACAGTGCCGGAATCGCTGTAAGCAACGGAGAGTCCATTCAGATGCACAAGGCAATGGGAACAATCGCCGAAGTCTTTAAGCCCGAACATCTTATGGGACTTGCAGGACATATTGCGTGCGGTCACGTCCGTTATGCAACCGCCGGCAGTGCTTCTTTGGAAAACGCCCAGCCTATTCTTTTACAGTCAAGACTTGGAGGTGTTGCTGTAGCACACAACGGTCAGCTTGTAAATTACGAGCAGCTCCGTGAAATGCTCGAAGAAGCAGGCAGTACTTTTGCTTCTACAAGCGATACCGAAGTAATTGTAAAACTTATCGCAAAGTCATATAAAAAAGGACTTGAGCGCGCCTTAACAGACACAATCCAGATGATAAAAGGATCGTTCGCACTTGTTGTAAGTACAGAAAAATGTCTTATCGGAGCGCGTGACCCCAACGGAATCCGCCCGCTTTGTCTTGGAAAAGTAGAAAACGGATGGATTCTTGCAAGTGAAAGCTGTGCAATAGATGCCGTTAACGGAACTTTCGTGCGCGACATTCAGCCCGGAGAAATCGTAATAATCAACGAAGACGGTGTTCTTTCATTTGAATTTGGCGAGCGTACTGCAAAGCGTACATGCATTTTCGAGTACGTTTACTTTGCCCGCCCTGACAGCATCATAGACGGAATTCCTGTAACAGAAGCCCGCGAAAGAATGGGAGCCTGTCTTGCCCGTGAAAGCGGAGTTCCTGCAGACGTCGTAATCGGTGTTCCTGACAGCGGACTCGGTGCAGCCCAAGGGTATGCGCGTGAAGCCGGAATTCCCTATGCATCAGGTATCGTAAAGAACAAATATATCGGAAGAACATTTATTGCCCCCACCCAGAAAGAAAGGGAAAACATGGTGTTCGTAAAGCTGAATGCAGTCAAGTCTGTTGTAGACGGAAAGCGCGTTGTTGTCATTGATGATTCTATCGTCCGCGGAACAACCAGCCGCCGTCTTGTACAGATTCTTCGCCGCGCCGGTGCAAAGGAAGTTCACTTCAGAATTTCTTCACCGCCGGTAAAATTCCCGTGCTATTTTGGAATAAACACGCCTACAAGAAACGAACTTATTTCAAGCCAGCACAGCGAAGATGAAATATGCAAAGAAATCGGTGCAGATACACTTGCATTTATAAGCGCAGAAGGAATGATGGAAGCGTGCAGGGCATGCAATCCTGAACAGTACGGTTTCTGCAAGGGATGCTTTACCGGTGAATACCCGATGTCTGTTCCCGGAGAACTTAACGGCCGCCGTTTCAGTTAA
- the purM gene encoding phosphoribosylformylglycinamidine cyclo-ligase, with the protein MADVVDYKKAGVDVKEGYRAVDKYRKQSERARIPGQLTDIGAFNGMFAVPKGLKNPVMVSGTDGVGTKLDIAFKLGKYDTVGIDCVAMSVNDILCSGVKTSFFLDYIACGSLDSKIAGELVKGVTDGCVDAGCALLGGETAEMPDFYDEGKYDLAGFGVGIGEKSEMITGAKIKEGDVLIGLSSTGPHSNGFSLIRKLVTDFNEPFVVNGKPSKKSIGEVLLTPTRIYVRPVMDVLKKYRSSVHGMVHVTGGGFYENIPRMYPHAAEGKKQLCSVIKKGSWEVPAIFDELVRRGADPKKVYSTFNMGIGFVLAVSKKDAPAILKMFNSHAKKFAVKGIPDMKAYEIGYVGHTDKVIKGEFKGNKELTRFVD; encoded by the coding sequence ATGGCAGATGTAGTCGATTACAAGAAAGCAGGTGTTGATGTAAAAGAAGGCTATCGCGCAGTGGACAAGTACAGAAAGCAGTCCGAGCGTGCAAGAATTCCCGGCCAGCTTACAGACATCGGAGCTTTTAACGGAATGTTCGCTGTTCCAAAGGGACTCAAGAATCCTGTTATGGTAAGCGGAACCGACGGTGTAGGCACAAAACTCGACATTGCGTTCAAGCTTGGAAAGTATGATACAGTCGGAATTGACTGCGTTGCCATGAGTGTAAACGACATTCTGTGCAGCGGCGTTAAGACAAGTTTCTTCCTCGACTACATTGCCTGCGGAAGTCTTGATTCAAAAATTGCCGGTGAGCTTGTTAAGGGTGTAACAGACGGTTGTGTAGATGCAGGCTGTGCACTTCTTGGCGGTGAAACTGCAGAAATGCCCGACTTCTACGATGAAGGAAAATACGACCTTGCCGGATTCGGAGTAGGAATCGGTGAAAAGAGCGAAATGATTACCGGAGCAAAAATAAAGGAAGGTGATGTTCTTATCGGTCTTTCATCAACAGGCCCCCACTCAAACGGATTTTCACTTATCCGCAAACTTGTTACAGATTTTAACGAACCGTTTGTAGTAAACGGAAAGCCTTCAAAGAAGTCAATCGGCGAAGTTCTTCTTACACCTACACGCATTTATGTACGCCCGGTAATGGACGTTCTAAAGAAATATCGTTCTTCTGTACACGGAATGGTTCACGTAACAGGCGGAGGATTCTATGAAAATATTCCGCGCATGTATCCTCACGCAGCAGAAGGAAAGAAACAGCTTTGTTCCGTAATCAAAAAGGGCTCTTGGGAAGTTCCTGCAATTTTTGACGAACTTGTGCGCCGCGGTGCCGACCCAAAGAAAGTATACAGCACATTCAACATGGGAATCGGCTTTGTACTCGCAGTAAGCAAAAAAGATGCACCTGCAATCCTCAAGATGTTCAACAGCCATGCAAAGAAATTCGCCGTAAAGGGAATTCCTGACATGAAGGCTTACGAAATCGGATACGTCGGACACACAGACAAAGTAATCAAGGGTGAATTCAAAGGAAACAAAGAACTCACCAGGTTTGTAGACTGA
- the purN gene encoding phosphoribosylglycinamide formyltransferase produces the protein MNIAVLVSGGGTNLQALIDYEKSVSECPYHIAVVISNTKSAYALERASLAGIPSFVKSPYSVMGKEVAEKADRDTKRIAVSDAVLEVCREYKVNAIVLAGYLSVLGGTIIDEYAGKIVNLHPALLPKFGGVGMWGHNVHEAVLAAHEKESGCTVHLVDSGCDTGKILVQKKVPVMEGDTPDSLYSRIAPHEHEAMVEGVCLLAKLLGYSR, from the coding sequence ATGAATATTGCCGTCCTTGTTAGCGGCGGCGGTACGAACCTTCAGGCTCTTATTGACTACGAAAAGTCTGTGTCTGAATGTCCGTACCACATAGCAGTTGTAATTTCAAATACAAAGAGCGCTTATGCCCTTGAGCGTGCTTCCCTTGCCGGAATTCCGTCTTTTGTAAAAAGCCCGTATTCTGTTATGGGAAAGGAAGTCGCAGAAAAAGCAGACCGTGACACAAAAAGAATTGCTGTTTCTGATGCAGTGCTTGAAGTATGCCGTGAGTATAAGGTAAATGCAATTGTTCTGGCCGGTTATCTTTCTGTTTTGGGCGGAACAATCATTGATGAGTATGCCGGCAAAATTGTAAACCTGCACCCGGCTCTTTTGCCAAAATTCGGCGGAGTCGGAATGTGGGGACACAATGTTCACGAAGCAGTTCTTGCAGCGCATGAAAAAGAAAGCGGCTGTACTGTTCACCTGGTGGATTCAGGCTGTGACACGGGAAAAATTCTTGTACAAAAGAAAGTTCCTGTTATGGAAGGAGACACTCCAGACTCGCTTTATTCAAGAATTGCACCACATGAACACGAAGCCATGGTAGAAGGCGTCTGTCTTCTTGCAAAACTTCTTGGCTATTCACGCTGA
- a CDS encoding OmpA family protein — MKKIHFLSIMLFIFSSVCQAQIEQRAAVSEEDAVMFSSCSVDWTKDTFSSDVSFDVEKAGIPMPSGKTSSINKIKQNLSSLVKDPFLSLYVDDRNTLGDLVLNNTITLETVTRMIDTGKQTPAFFADATNLLKTKHSINLNDVGAVLVKHKIPYTQTLPIDEVATRKYTGIVIDARGSLPVHGEFMQSKVFPCLFPKILNENMDIVYERNMVEPQTAKQSGIVLYSASEFLKDYKGRAGSDPLWIKAQQVFGINRCDPVIAKRDYLAITSEPQNLELLKSGKVVIILDDDVLVHAVGAPEKNRRYYTAYNNIKKYFYENKVPDVILDDGPKGIQISMQNLRFIADSPELLPEEKPRIHQIAQSLKKITDSGEFSILVEGHTADVNKPNGQLTLSIQRTQTIIDILIEQGVNKDIFTYRGYGGTKPVADNSTPEGRARNRRVEITVMPKASYVQRE; from the coding sequence ATGAAAAAAATACATTTTCTTTCTATTATGTTGTTCATTTTCTCATCAGTCTGTCAGGCACAGATTGAACAACGTGCCGCGGTTTCTGAAGAAGATGCCGTTATGTTTTCGAGCTGCTCTGTAGACTGGACAAAAGACACATTTTCTTCTGACGTGTCATTTGATGTAGAAAAAGCCGGAATTCCCATGCCCAGCGGAAAAACTTCTTCAATAAACAAAATAAAGCAGAATCTGTCTTCCCTCGTAAAAGATCCTTTTCTTTCACTTTATGTAGATGACCGCAATACTTTGGGCGATCTTGTACTCAACAATACAATTACCCTCGAAACAGTCACAAGAATGATAGACACCGGAAAGCAGACACCGGCTTTTTTTGCAGACGCGACAAACCTTCTCAAGACAAAACATTCAATCAATCTGAATGACGTGGGCGCAGTTCTGGTAAAGCATAAAATTCCGTATACGCAGACTCTTCCAATAGATGAAGTTGCAACAAGAAAATATACCGGTATTGTAATAGATGCACGCGGTTCTCTTCCTGTTCACGGAGAATTCATGCAGAGCAAAGTGTTCCCCTGTCTTTTTCCAAAAATTCTTAACGAAAACATGGACATTGTTTATGAAAGAAATATGGTAGAGCCGCAGACTGCAAAGCAAAGCGGAATTGTTCTTTATTCAGCCAGTGAATTTCTTAAGGACTACAAAGGGCGTGCCGGAAGCGATCCCTTGTGGATAAAAGCGCAGCAAGTTTTTGGAATAAACAGATGCGACCCGGTCATTGCAAAGAGGGATTATCTTGCCATAACTTCAGAGCCGCAGAATCTTGAACTTCTCAAAAGCGGAAAAGTCGTAATTATTCTTGATGATGACGTTCTTGTACATGCAGTTGGCGCCCCGGAAAAGAACAGAAGATACTACACTGCGTACAATAACATCAAAAAATATTTCTATGAAAACAAAGTTCCTGACGTAATTCTTGATGACGGACCGAAGGGAATTCAGATAAGCATGCAGAACCTGCGCTTTATTGCAGACTCCCCGGAACTTTTGCCCGAAGAAAAGCCGCGCATTCACCAGATTGCCCAGTCACTCAAAAAAATTACAGACTCTGGTGAATTCAGCATACTGGTAGAAGGACACACTGCCGACGTAAACAAACCCAACGGCCAGTTAACGCTCAGTATACAGAGAACACAGACAATAATTGATATTCTGATTGAACAGGGTGTCAATAAAGATATATTTACTTACAGAGGTTACGGCGGAACCAAACCCGTTGCCGACAACTCGACTCCTGAAGGAAGGGCAAGGAACCGCCGCGTAGAAATAACTGTTATGCCGAAAGCAAGTTATGTTCAGCGTGAATAG
- a CDS encoding methyl-accepting chemotaxis protein, protein MNNNSAAKIAPSKKVPSKKAKSIVRVIRVGLILGITLFSVILFVLVYLRLETGLKSYFSDELVTQSYIVSDEMNTMKGELENTASFVKFEYEASGAWESDDDVYASKLFENAVSAYNLECITLLDKNGAIILSEGSHADSGNDLYESGVHGTVSSELIKLGTNIYAVSAVPVRNRGVIVGAIVIKKAAADYDMVEFISDCTGNDVTVFDGDRRAYSSIEGMTDTILENNAPVLAAKEGDSTLMTTKINGRGYLGYYFPVEDSEGNFLTTMFMGKQIDVVFDVSIHIFAPLILVAFICASLMIFVFVMLLDKVAFNPLRKVESAVKNLSSGEADLTFRLPVRGNNEFSRLSNYVNNFIELLQGIVREIKAAQESLTAIGENLSSNSQESASATAQIMANIEGVRKQSENQSNAVTNTSDVISSSAVGLKQLADLIGLQSNDINESSAAIEEMLGNITSVSNSVQKMTDSFKELSSTVMIGKTKLVDVDHKVNEISEESKSLVQANAIIAQIASETNLLAMNAAIEAAHAGKAGEGFSVVANEIRKLAENCSKQSKNIHAELSGITSSIKNVVSLSKDSQSAFGAIVQSLDYTDGVIREIGSAMGEQESASRNIFESLAKMRDQASEVASKSGEMNSNIVNVTNNIVSVQQISMTILGSMDEMAAGAQQISTAAQSVSDLATETRSNINSIEQKLDQFKV, encoded by the coding sequence ATGAATAATAATTCAGCAGCAAAAATTGCGCCTTCTAAAAAAGTACCGTCAAAAAAGGCAAAGTCCATTGTCAGAGTAATCCGTGTTGGTCTTATTCTTGGAATTACACTTTTTTCGGTAATTCTGTTCGTTTTGGTTTATTTAAGGCTAGAAACCGGCCTTAAGTCTTATTTTTCTGACGAACTTGTAACACAGTCCTATATTGTGTCAGACGAAATGAATACAATGAAGGGCGAACTCGAAAATACTGCAAGTTTTGTTAAGTTTGAATACGAAGCCTCGGGGGCATGGGAATCAGACGATGATGTTTACGCCTCAAAACTCTTTGAAAATGCCGTTTCAGCTTACAATCTTGAATGTATTACCCTTCTGGACAAAAATGGAGCCATAATTTTGTCTGAAGGATCTCATGCCGATTCCGGAAACGATTTGTATGAGTCTGGCGTACATGGAACAGTCTCTTCTGAACTTATTAAACTTGGAACAAATATTTATGCAGTAAGTGCAGTTCCTGTACGCAACCGCGGCGTTATTGTCGGTGCTATTGTAATTAAAAAGGCGGCAGCAGATTACGACATGGTTGAATTTATAAGCGACTGTACAGGAAACGACGTGACTGTTTTTGACGGAGACCGCCGTGCCTATTCTTCAATAGAAGGAATGACAGACACTATTCTTGAAAACAACGCGCCTGTTCTTGCCGCAAAAGAGGGCGATTCAACTTTGATGACCACAAAAATAAACGGCCGCGGTTATCTGGGCTATTATTTTCCTGTAGAAGATTCTGAAGGCAACTTCCTTACAACAATGTTTATGGGAAAGCAGATTGATGTTGTATTTGATGTTTCCATTCACATTTTTGCACCTCTTATTCTTGTTGCATTTATCTGCGCAAGTTTAATGATTTTTGTATTTGTAATGCTTTTGGACAAGGTTGCATTCAATCCTTTGCGCAAAGTAGAGTCTGCAGTAAAAAATCTTTCGTCGGGAGAAGCCGACCTTACCTTTAGACTTCCTGTACGCGGAAACAACGAATTTTCACGCCTTTCTAACTATGTAAACAACTTTATTGAACTTCTGCAGGGAATTGTGCGCGAAATAAAGGCTGCTCAGGAATCCCTTACTGCAATCGGCGAAAACCTCAGTTCAAATTCCCAGGAGTCAGCAAGTGCAACAGCCCAGATTATGGCCAATATTGAAGGCGTAAGAAAGCAGTCAGAAAACCAGTCAAATGCCGTTACAAATACATCTGACGTTATTTCTTCAAGTGCAGTAGGACTCAAGCAACTTGCAGATCTTATAGGCCTTCAGTCCAACGACATCAACGAATCTTCTGCCGCAATCGAAGAAATGCTCGGCAACATTACGTCGGTTTCCAATTCTGTACAGAAAATGACAGACAGCTTCAAGGAACTTTCGTCTACTGTTATGATAGGAAAGACAAAACTGGTAGACGTTGACCACAAGGTTAATGAAATTTCAGAGGAGTCAAAGAGCCTTGTTCAGGCAAACGCCATTATTGCACAGATTGCTTCAGAAACAAACCTTCTTGCCATGAATGCTGCAATTGAAGCGGCCCATGCAGGTAAGGCAGGCGAAGGATTTTCTGTTGTTGCCAATGAAATACGAAAACTTGCAGAAAACTGTTCAAAGCAGTCAAAGAATATCCATGCGGAACTCAGCGGCATAACTTCTTCCATAAAGAACGTTGTTTCGCTTTCAAAGGATTCCCAGTCGGCTTTTGGTGCCATTGTCCAGAGCCTTGACTACACAGACGGCGTAATACGTGAAATAGGAAGTGCAATGGGCGAGCAGGAAAGTGCTTCACGCAATATTTTTGAATCTCTTGCAAAAATGCGTGACCAGGCCAGTGAAGTCGCTTCAAAGTCGGGTGAAATGAACAGCAATATTGTTAATGTTACGAACAATATTGTAAGTGTACAGCAGATTTCCATGACAATTCTAGGAAGTATGGACGAAATGGCAGCCGGAGCACAGCAGATCAGCACTGCAGCACAGAGTGTTTCGGACCTTGCAACAGAAACCCGTTCAAATATCAATTCTATTGAACAGAAGCTGGACCAGTTCAAGGTCTGA